A portion of the Vibrio coralliirubri genome contains these proteins:
- a CDS encoding DUF2960 family protein: MARTILYTYKDEDKELLFSKQEHRTIQEAVAAAEGIDISEYLKTEQQLELISDTKAVRNYQDNYFRKLGFTKLTLKQKDNLGVGKKKK, encoded by the coding sequence ATGGCTCGTACCATTCTGTACACTTACAAAGACGAAGACAAAGAGTTACTGTTTTCAAAACAAGAACACCGCACGATCCAAGAAGCCGTTGCTGCAGCTGAAGGCATCGACATCTCTGAGTATCTAAAAACTGAGCAACAGCTTGAGTTGATTTCTGATACTAAAGCGGTTCGCAACTACCAAGACAACTACTTCCGCAAGCTTGGCTTTACTAAGCTTACGTTGAAGCAAAAAGACAACCTTGGTGTTGGTAAAAAGAAGAAGTAA
- a CDS encoding ABC transporter permease produces the protein MTLWQTTIDAMNLLVSFDHELWKIVAVSFSVSLSAISLVIVPAILMAFLLAYTEFPGKWALLSVINTLQAIPTVVIGLLMYMMLSRSGPLGDWQLLFTQKAMILGQMVICFPILVAMMHGALQASDRRAVETARTLGVSTTRVACTLIWETRFPLLAATIAAFSRIVTEVGCSMMVGGNIMGMTRNIPTAIAMESHKGAFAQGVALGMVLLALALALNFFLSSVRGKGYLRT, from the coding sequence ATGACCCTATGGCAAACAACGATTGATGCAATGAATCTACTTGTGAGTTTTGACCACGAATTGTGGAAAATCGTCGCGGTATCCTTCAGCGTATCTTTGTCCGCCATCTCATTGGTGATTGTTCCTGCAATCCTTATGGCTTTCTTATTGGCTTATACCGAGTTCCCCGGGAAATGGGCTTTGCTTTCAGTGATCAACACCCTGCAAGCGATCCCTACTGTGGTGATCGGTTTGTTGATGTACATGATGCTTTCTCGCTCTGGCCCGTTAGGTGACTGGCAATTGCTGTTCACCCAAAAGGCGATGATTCTAGGTCAGATGGTGATCTGTTTCCCTATCCTAGTTGCGATGATGCATGGCGCTCTGCAGGCCAGTGACCGCCGAGCCGTAGAAACAGCGCGCACACTTGGTGTATCAACAACACGCGTGGCGTGTACCTTAATTTGGGAAACACGTTTTCCTCTGTTGGCTGCAACCATTGCTGCCTTCTCTCGTATCGTGACAGAGGTCGGTTGTTCAATGATGGTCGGTGGCAACATTATGGGGATGACGAGAAACATCCCAACAGCTATCGCCATGGAAAGCCACAAAGGCGCATTTGCTCAAGGTGTCGCCCTCGGTATGGTGTTATTAGCATTGGCATTAGCCCTTAACTTTTTCCTTTCCAGTGTGAGAGGAAAAGGCTATTTAAGAACTTAG
- a CDS encoding fructosamine kinase family protein: MWQAISQQLSDTLLFNFQITERTKVSGGDINDCYMISDGNERYFVKVNQREFLPKFEIEAENLRLLRETSTVYVPELVLIGKTKECSFIILNYLPTKPLETGNNSFDFGVQLAQLHQWGEQKEFGCDQDNYIGSTLQPNPWHKKWGRFFSEQRIGFQLQLLKEKGIEFGDIDDIVDVVNMRLAGHNPRPSLLHGDLWNGNVANSAFGPICYDPACYWGDHECDLALTELFEGFPKEFYDGYQSVNPLDVGYTDRKDIYNLYHLLNHCNQFGGEYLAQTEACIQKIQAV, encoded by the coding sequence ATGTGGCAGGCCATTTCTCAACAACTTTCAGATACTCTTCTATTTAACTTTCAGATTACTGAACGTACCAAGGTTTCTGGTGGCGACATTAACGATTGCTATATGATAAGCGATGGTAATGAACGTTACTTTGTGAAAGTGAATCAGCGAGAATTTTTACCTAAGTTTGAAATTGAAGCTGAGAACTTACGCTTGTTAAGAGAAACCTCCACCGTTTACGTTCCTGAGTTGGTGCTTATTGGCAAAACCAAAGAGTGCTCGTTCATTATTCTCAATTACTTGCCGACCAAACCGCTCGAGACGGGCAACAATAGCTTCGATTTCGGCGTTCAGCTTGCGCAGCTTCATCAATGGGGCGAGCAAAAAGAGTTTGGTTGCGACCAAGACAACTATATCGGCAGCACACTTCAACCCAACCCTTGGCATAAGAAATGGGGTCGCTTTTTCTCCGAGCAACGCATTGGTTTCCAACTGCAACTGCTCAAAGAGAAAGGCATCGAGTTCGGTGATATTGATGACATCGTTGATGTGGTGAATATGCGTCTTGCTGGCCACAACCCTCGCCCCTCTTTGCTTCATGGGGATCTTTGGAATGGCAATGTAGCAAATTCAGCCTTTGGGCCAATCTGTTACGACCCGGCTTGTTACTGGGGTGATCATGAATGCGATTTGGCATTAACGGAATTGTTTGAAGGATTTCCAAAAGAGTTTTATGACGGTTACCAGAGCGTCAATCCACTCGACGTTGGCTATACTGATCGGAAAGACATTTACAACTTGTACCATCTTCTTAACCACTGCAATCAATTTGGCGGCGAATATTTAGCACAAACTGAAGCATGCATTCAGAAGATACAGGCCGTTTAA
- a CDS encoding bifunctional molybdopterin-guanine dinucleotide biosynthesis adaptor protein MobB/molybdopterin molybdotransferase MoeA translates to MKDSKQRPNLPLLGFAAYSGTGKTTVLEALLPLLTDAGLKVGVLKHAHHDFDVDKPGKDSYRLRKAGANQMLIASRNRHVMMTETPEAEADFDYLLTRFDTNTLDLILVEGCKNIAFPKIELHRDEVGKPWLYPNDNNIIAIAADSQVESELPQMAISDLEAIRDFIIDYAQSFDLASTTGKVVSCSPSKDAAPAVCCDSFSPAGLTVTQGQQKIVDSIDALDLTESVELLQGYGRVLAEDVISPINVPQNTNSAMDGYAIRSEDLELDSYNIVAEVMAGHSYEQIVQQGEAVKIMTGAPMPEGVDVVVMREQAVQDGDKVSFPDAKISVGQNVRMAGEDLEIGQPVFTRGTRIEAPEMGMMASLGFGTCPVLRKVKVGVFSTGDEVQAPGSEQKPNSIYDSNRFTIIGMLQKLGCDIVDYGIIEDDEQKMMDVLHSASLETDMVLTSGGVSVGDADYIKLALDKLGEINFWRINMRPGRPLAYGKIENKPFFGLPGNPVAVMVSFINFVEPAIRKLQGQTNWTPVKANAVATEQLRSRQGRTEFSRGVFSMNESGVLEVKTTGKQGSGILRSMSEANCLIEISPAVDTVKVGETVTIIPLQGRV, encoded by the coding sequence ATGAAAGATTCTAAACAACGCCCTAACCTTCCTTTATTGGGCTTTGCTGCTTATAGCGGTACAGGCAAAACGACCGTACTTGAAGCCCTGCTTCCTCTGTTGACTGATGCGGGTTTAAAAGTTGGCGTGTTAAAACATGCTCACCACGATTTTGATGTCGATAAGCCGGGCAAAGACAGTTACCGTCTACGTAAAGCGGGCGCAAACCAAATGTTGATCGCTTCTCGTAATCGTCACGTGATGATGACAGAAACACCAGAAGCCGAAGCAGATTTTGATTACCTGCTGACTCGATTTGATACCAACACGCTTGATCTGATTTTGGTTGAAGGCTGTAAGAACATCGCCTTCCCTAAAATTGAACTGCACCGAGATGAAGTGGGCAAACCTTGGTTGTACCCGAACGATAACAACATTATTGCTATCGCGGCAGACAGCCAAGTTGAATCAGAACTGCCACAAATGGCGATCAGCGATTTAGAAGCGATTCGTGATTTCATCATCGATTACGCGCAGTCCTTTGACCTTGCCTCTACAACAGGCAAAGTCGTGTCATGCTCACCTTCAAAAGACGCAGCGCCCGCAGTATGTTGTGACTCGTTCTCTCCTGCAGGTTTAACCGTTACTCAAGGCCAACAAAAGATTGTTGATAGCATTGACGCGCTTGATCTCACAGAGAGTGTTGAATTACTGCAAGGCTACGGCCGCGTGCTGGCTGAAGATGTGATTTCGCCAATCAACGTTCCTCAGAATACCAACTCTGCAATGGACGGTTATGCGATACGTAGTGAAGATCTAGAATTGGACAGCTACAACATCGTTGCTGAAGTCATGGCGGGTCACAGCTACGAGCAAATTGTTCAACAAGGTGAAGCGGTTAAGATCATGACCGGCGCACCAATGCCAGAAGGCGTTGATGTTGTCGTGATGCGTGAACAAGCCGTCCAAGATGGCGATAAAGTGAGCTTCCCTGATGCTAAAATCTCGGTTGGACAAAATGTCCGCATGGCAGGTGAAGATTTAGAAATCGGCCAACCTGTCTTTACACGTGGCACACGCATCGAAGCGCCAGAAATGGGCATGATGGCGTCGTTAGGTTTTGGTACCTGCCCTGTTCTGCGTAAAGTGAAAGTGGGTGTGTTCTCTACGGGTGATGAAGTTCAAGCGCCGGGTAGCGAACAAAAACCAAACTCTATCTACGACTCGAACCGTTTTACTATTATCGGCATGCTTCAAAAGCTTGGCTGTGACATCGTCGATTACGGCATCATTGAAGATGACGAACAAAAGATGATGGATGTACTGCACTCTGCGTCGCTTGAAACCGATATGGTTTTGACTTCTGGTGGTGTGTCTGTTGGTGATGCGGATTACATCAAGCTTGCGTTAGATAAACTGGGCGAAATCAACTTCTGGCGTATCAACATGCGTCCAGGTCGCCCACTGGCTTACGGTAAAATTGAAAACAAACCGTTCTTTGGTTTGCCGGGTAACCCTGTTGCTGTGATGGTGTCGTTCATTAACTTTGTTGAGCCTGCGATCCGCAAGCTTCAAGGTCAAACGAACTGGACGCCAGTGAAAGCAAATGCTGTAGCGACGGAACAACTGCGCTCACGCCAAGGCCGTACTGAGTTCAGCCGTGGTGTGTTCTCGATGAATGAATCCGGCGTGCTCGAAGTGAAAACAACGGGTAAGCAAGGTTCAGGTATTCTGCGCTCAATGAGCGAAGCGAACTGCTTAATCGAGATCTCACCTGCGGTTGATACCGTGAAAGTTGGCGAGACAGTGACGATCATTCCTCTGCAAGGTCGCGTTTAA
- a CDS encoding energy-coupling factor ABC transporter ATP-binding protein: MSIKITTQQISMRYKERVLFHIPELSIGPNDAIYLKGDNGVGKTTLLKILSGLIQPSSGRIQSPTQSWQQKLFPRLKFKDIIYLHQTPYLFDGSVYQNVAYGIRFNKESQKDKRAQIINALRMVGLETLADEHISVLSGGERQRVAMARAWILKPSILLMDEPSASLDKESIERLVIMAEDLLQRGASLVITSHQTNALTDLCKKQWWIKDNTLTESPLLQVIQKDKAQENIYAASNAN; this comes from the coding sequence ATGAGTATAAAAATAACAACGCAGCAAATTTCAATGCGCTACAAAGAGCGTGTTTTGTTCCACATTCCCGAATTGTCGATCGGCCCCAACGATGCCATTTATCTCAAGGGAGACAATGGTGTTGGTAAAACGACCCTACTTAAAATATTGTCTGGATTAATTCAGCCGAGCTCTGGCCGTATTCAGTCTCCAACACAGAGCTGGCAGCAGAAGTTATTCCCACGGCTCAAGTTCAAAGACATCATCTACCTGCATCAAACCCCCTATCTTTTTGATGGCTCGGTGTACCAAAATGTCGCTTATGGCATTCGCTTTAACAAAGAGAGCCAAAAAGATAAGCGAGCTCAAATAATTAATGCATTGAGAATGGTAGGTTTAGAAACCTTGGCAGATGAGCACATTTCTGTGTTGTCTGGCGGTGAGCGTCAACGCGTAGCAATGGCTCGAGCTTGGATTCTTAAGCCTTCAATCTTGCTTATGGATGAACCAAGTGCTTCTTTAGACAAAGAATCTATTGAAAGATTGGTGATTATGGCCGAAGATCTTCTTCAGAGAGGCGCGAGTTTAGTCATCACCAGTCACCAAACTAACGCGTTAACCGATTTATGTAAGAAGCAGTGGTGGATCAAAGACAATACTTTGACCGAATCCCCGCTTCTGCAAGTTATTCAGAAAGATAAAGCACAAGAGAATATTTATGCTGCTTCCAACGCAAACTAG
- the mobA gene encoding molybdenum cofactor guanylyltransferase MobA: MLLPTQTSWVILAGGQASRMGGKDKGLVELNGSPLIQYVINKLSQQDVSITINANRNLDSYKAFAPVVSDSFPDYPGPLGGIHAGLKNSNTDWVGFVPCDSPQISDDLVERFCSAVKEDSDILVAHDGEFKQPVFTLFHKRVLPKLEAFLERGDRKIILLYKECVTEYVDFSDSPNCFVNLNTPEELTQFGTLQ; encoded by the coding sequence ATGCTGCTTCCAACGCAAACTAGTTGGGTTATTCTGGCTGGCGGACAGGCCAGCCGTATGGGCGGAAAAGATAAAGGACTCGTTGAGCTCAACGGTTCTCCGCTTATTCAATACGTTATAAACAAGCTGTCACAACAAGATGTCAGCATCACTATCAATGCCAATCGTAACTTAGACAGTTATAAAGCATTTGCTCCGGTTGTTTCCGATTCTTTCCCTGACTACCCAGGTCCATTGGGTGGCATTCATGCTGGCCTTAAAAACTCGAACACCGACTGGGTTGGCTTCGTCCCTTGCGACAGCCCGCAAATCAGTGACGACCTTGTAGAGCGTTTTTGTTCTGCAGTTAAAGAAGACAGCGACATTCTTGTCGCGCATGATGGCGAATTTAAGCAACCTGTATTCACCCTATTCCACAAACGTGTTCTACCAAAGTTAGAAGCGTTTTTGGAACGTGGTGATCGTAAAATCATCTTGCTATACAAAGAGTGTGTTACCGAATACGTTGATTTCAGCGATTCTCCTAACTGCTTTGTTAATCTCAACACGCCAGAAGAACTCACCCAATTCGGAACGCTTCAATAA
- a CDS encoding methyl-accepting chemotaxis protein has product MPDTNLSIKPSRYTFSLIQTVTAVFISILLLVSFLSMVSIRGVERVGGHFDALSEQALPLALHNAELTQSVLEQVKLLTYSTQSTDLDTLNATRASIDQLATESNTTLEELLFISQSFPDAISLEQQQILVDDMAQLQAMTNTVLLAQIEIQSKQNLIDSKMGEFRYGVGSIGPEMNRISSFLVEDNPEASDAANRFTSSASAMANTFLMLMMQSDIDKAQDEYRQLRNRIAGLNLAYSDFADWHPDIAEFASLTAPYEMVKEGFTEEGVIKQILLKLELVQQQGQNLTQVITLANTVISTLNQLSSTASHLIDESELVVNQTITNIDRVLFISGLVIAVIIVISWFVLRRWMNKGLKNITQQLSSLADHDFSKQSELLGPLELQVITSKLNTVVDSTADSVRLVTRNCETLYQTAEVSHDAAEQTNSSLNEQNESLQNMITTITELEASIGEIARISNASNDDAQIAEDESVNGSQVVGLNQQRLQALEQSLSMSEESMADLDGRVKQIREMVDMISGIAENTNLLALNAAIEAARAGEQGRGFAVVADEVRKLASGTSQQTTNIRSMMNELVAAADRSRASVTESRSEMANALQTSGDVRQAFEKIEFAVSQIKGRVEQIMVATEEQARATVDVTHSITRVSEQGENTKLQLESMIESSEQVGEIAGHQQAMLHKYVLK; this is encoded by the coding sequence ATGCCCGACACAAATTTATCAATAAAACCCTCACGTTATACATTCTCGCTCATTCAAACCGTCACTGCTGTATTTATTTCCATTCTTTTACTCGTTAGTTTTTTATCAATGGTTAGCATTCGGGGCGTTGAACGGGTCGGGGGACATTTTGATGCACTCTCGGAACAAGCATTACCCCTTGCTCTACATAACGCCGAATTAACGCAAAGCGTATTAGAACAAGTAAAACTTCTCACTTACAGTACCCAATCAACCGACTTAGATACACTGAATGCCACAAGAGCCTCAATTGACCAACTCGCGACAGAGAGTAATACCACGCTAGAGGAACTTCTTTTTATCTCCCAATCTTTTCCTGATGCGATCTCTTTAGAGCAACAACAAATCCTTGTCGATGACATGGCGCAACTGCAAGCTATGACCAACACGGTACTGCTGGCGCAGATCGAAATTCAAAGTAAGCAAAATCTGATCGACAGTAAAATGGGCGAGTTCCGTTATGGCGTTGGGTCTATCGGACCAGAAATGAATAGAATCAGCTCATTCTTGGTTGAAGACAACCCAGAAGCGAGCGATGCAGCGAACCGATTTACATCCAGCGCGTCTGCTATGGCGAACACCTTCTTGATGCTGATGATGCAATCTGACATTGATAAAGCACAAGACGAATACCGTCAATTGAGAAACCGAATCGCAGGTCTGAACTTGGCTTACAGCGATTTTGCCGATTGGCACCCAGACATCGCTGAGTTCGCGAGCTTAACGGCGCCTTACGAGATGGTGAAAGAAGGCTTTACCGAAGAAGGCGTGATCAAACAAATCCTCTTGAAACTCGAACTGGTTCAGCAGCAAGGGCAGAACTTAACGCAAGTCATTACCTTAGCGAATACCGTCATCAGCACATTGAATCAGTTGTCTTCTACCGCTTCCCATCTGATTGATGAAAGTGAACTGGTTGTAAATCAAACCATCACCAACATTGATCGTGTGTTGTTTATCAGCGGGCTAGTGATTGCCGTAATCATTGTGATTTCATGGTTCGTGTTACGCCGTTGGATGAATAAAGGGCTTAAAAACATAACTCAACAGTTGAGTTCATTGGCAGATCATGACTTCTCTAAACAGAGCGAATTGCTTGGGCCGCTAGAGCTGCAAGTTATTACTTCAAAACTCAATACGGTCGTTGATTCAACCGCAGATTCGGTTCGTTTAGTAACGCGTAACTGTGAGACGCTTTATCAAACGGCTGAAGTAAGCCACGACGCTGCAGAGCAAACCAATTCGAGCTTGAACGAGCAGAACGAATCACTTCAGAATATGATCACCACCATTACTGAACTAGAAGCATCGATTGGTGAGATAGCTCGTATCTCTAACGCGTCGAACGACGATGCACAAATAGCAGAAGATGAGTCAGTGAATGGCAGCCAAGTGGTTGGCCTTAACCAACAACGATTACAAGCGCTTGAGCAATCTCTTAGCATGAGTGAAGAGTCGATGGCTGACTTGGATGGTCGAGTGAAACAGATTCGTGAAATGGTCGACATGATCAGTGGTATCGCTGAAAACACCAACTTGTTGGCACTGAACGCTGCGATAGAAGCGGCGCGAGCAGGTGAACAAGGTCGAGGTTTTGCGGTAGTTGCAGACGAAGTGCGTAAATTGGCGAGCGGCACATCCCAGCAAACCACCAATATTCGTAGCATGATGAACGAACTAGTAGCGGCAGCAGATCGCTCACGTGCTTCTGTAACGGAATCGAGAAGTGAGATGGCCAATGCATTGCAAACCAGTGGCGATGTAAGACAAGCCTTCGAGAAAATCGAATTCGCGGTTAGCCAGATCAAAGGGCGTGTTGAACAAATCATGGTGGCTACCGAAGAACAAGCTCGTGCAACTGTCGATGTAACCCATTCAATCACTCGCGTATCTGAGCAGGGCGAGAATACTAAGCTGCAACTTGAATCTATGATCGAGAGTTCAGAGCAAGTCGGAGAGATAGCAGGGCACCAACAGGCGATGCTTCATAAGTACGTTTTAAAGTAA
- a CDS encoding tRNA-uridine aminocarboxypropyltransferase, translating into MSMRIHAFHRLYQHRLSLSTKPFNARGCKVVRCEFCKIKQDSCICEHQPDVNTNVATMLILSDNEILKPSNTGRLILDTVKDSYAYLWHRTEPNQEMLDVLKDDKYQPVVVFPEDYTDDKSRVVTDLGEMRDSNKTLLLIFIDGSWREARRIFRRSEYLQDLPVLSIEPESVSQYMMRKSDNEQHLSTAEVASLVLKQAGEEQGAQTLQLWFETFRESYMLSKTRYKSDPTKPSLNAFIEHTKNETSL; encoded by the coding sequence TTGTCCATGAGAATCCACGCTTTTCACCGTTTATATCAACACCGTTTGTCTCTTTCTACCAAGCCGTTTAACGCGCGCGGGTGTAAAGTGGTTCGATGTGAGTTCTGTAAAATCAAACAAGACAGCTGTATCTGTGAACATCAACCAGACGTAAATACGAACGTCGCGACCATGTTGATCTTATCGGACAATGAAATACTTAAGCCAAGTAATACCGGCCGTTTAATTCTTGATACCGTTAAAGACAGCTATGCCTACCTTTGGCACCGCACTGAACCGAATCAAGAGATGCTTGATGTGCTGAAAGACGATAAATATCAGCCAGTCGTGGTCTTTCCTGAAGATTATACCGATGACAAATCGCGCGTGGTTACTGACCTTGGTGAGATGCGAGATTCGAACAAGACGTTGCTGCTGATCTTCATTGATGGCAGTTGGCGTGAAGCGCGACGTATCTTCCGTCGTTCTGAGTATCTGCAAGACTTACCGGTGTTGTCGATTGAACCAGAATCGGTTTCGCAATATATGATGCGTAAGTCAGACAACGAACAACATCTCTCGACTGCAGAAGTAGCGAGCTTGGTTTTGAAACAGGCTGGTGAAGAGCAGGGCGCTCAGACTTTACAGCTGTGGTTTGAGACATTTCGCGAAAGCTACATGCTAAGTAAGACGCGTTATAAGTCCGACCCAACCAAACCAAGCCTGAACGCTTTCATAGAGCACACTAAAAATGAGACGTCACTCTAA
- a CDS encoding sterol desaturase family protein yields the protein MQDPSLLRLVCFIVVFGLCALWEYRFPRKALTQNKWFRWGNNFALVALNSFLLATLIPIAAFQAAVIAQDNQWGLFNTLSLPKELTILICVLLLDCAIYLQHLVFHRVPWLWKLHRVHHADLDIDVTTGTRFHPIEMILSMLIKVSLVIALGVPVIAVVIFEIVLNASAMFNHSNARLPLWFDKRLRKVIVTPDMHRVHHSVIVKETHSNFGFFLSVWDIWFKTYRAQPKLGHDKVHIGVPEIQDGKEQRLDLMLRQPFARFPTTKN from the coding sequence ATGCAAGACCCATCACTGCTTCGCCTTGTTTGTTTTATTGTCGTTTTTGGACTGTGTGCGCTTTGGGAATACCGTTTTCCACGTAAAGCACTGACTCAAAACAAATGGTTTCGCTGGGGAAACAACTTTGCGCTGGTTGCTTTGAACAGCTTTCTATTGGCCACTCTAATTCCTATTGCAGCCTTCCAAGCGGCGGTTATCGCACAAGACAACCAATGGGGTTTGTTCAATACCCTGTCACTTCCGAAAGAACTGACCATTCTGATCTGTGTATTGCTCTTGGATTGTGCCATTTACCTACAACACTTGGTGTTTCACCGTGTTCCTTGGTTGTGGAAGCTACATCGAGTTCACCATGCGGACCTCGATATTGATGTCACAACCGGAACGCGCTTTCACCCTATTGAGATGATTCTTTCAATGCTCATCAAGGTGAGTTTGGTGATCGCACTTGGTGTGCCTGTCATTGCGGTCGTGATCTTTGAAATTGTTCTTAATGCCAGCGCGATGTTTAACCATAGCAATGCACGTCTTCCGCTATGGTTCGATAAACGCTTGAGAAAAGTGATTGTGACACCAGACATGCACCGCGTTCATCACTCGGTCATTGTTAAGGAAACGCACTCAAACTTTGGCTTCTTTTTATCAGTGTGGGACATCTGGTTTAAGACTTACCGCGCTCAACCCAAGCTTGGTCATGACAAGGTGCATATTGGTGTTCCCGAGATTCAAGATGGTAAAGAGCAACGGCTAGATTTAATGTTGCGTCAGCCATTTGCACGATTCCCGACAACGAAAAACTAG
- a CDS encoding C40 family peptidase, which produces MKIRKMAVVTITLATLAACSSSPSPSQLSQTAQKPLSKSEQLTTNAYMSVYEQWKGVPYHFGGTSFRGVDCSAFVQIAVQNATQQALPRTTKDQSKKGKEIAYGEATSGDLVFFKTSMTVRHVGVYLGNNQFLHASTSKGVIISRLDNPYWASKFWHFRRL; this is translated from the coding sequence ATGAAGATCAGAAAAATGGCTGTAGTTACAATAACTTTAGCAACATTGGCTGCTTGTAGCTCGTCACCATCGCCTTCTCAGCTTAGTCAAACCGCACAGAAACCTTTATCAAAGTCAGAACAATTGACTACAAATGCCTATATGAGCGTCTATGAACAGTGGAAAGGTGTGCCATACCATTTCGGTGGGACATCATTTCGAGGCGTAGATTGCTCCGCTTTTGTTCAAATCGCAGTGCAAAATGCGACTCAACAAGCCCTACCAAGAACCACAAAAGACCAAAGTAAAAAGGGAAAAGAAATTGCATATGGGGAAGCAACAAGTGGTGACTTAGTGTTTTTCAAGACTTCGATGACGGTGCGACATGTAGGCGTTTACTTAGGAAACAACCAATTCCTACATGCCTCGACATCAAAAGGTGTCATTATTTCTAGGTTAGACAACCCCTACTGGGCATCCAAGTTTTGGCACTTTAGGCGTTTATAG
- a CDS encoding DUF3802 family protein, whose protein sequence is MVVETDGYLALIEHLSFNLDVFTNSNGDTGNESVEDIVTDMISTNIMAIFEQNPELHSSVRFQLLKEADAVVADLGEVLAGVWAKKATNEQIVFLDEYIALVKNLFDTAVAKYD, encoded by the coding sequence GTGGTTGTAGAAACCGATGGCTATTTGGCTTTAATCGAGCACCTATCATTCAACCTTGATGTGTTTACCAATAGTAATGGTGATACTGGAAACGAAAGTGTCGAAGACATTGTTACCGACATGATTTCAACGAACATCATGGCTATTTTCGAGCAAAACCCAGAGTTGCATTCGAGCGTTCGTTTTCAGCTTTTGAAAGAAGCCGATGCCGTAGTAGCGGATCTTGGTGAAGTATTAGCGGGTGTGTGGGCTAAGAAAGCAACTAACGAACAAATTGTATTCCTTGATGAGTACATCGCGTTAGTGAAGAACCTGTTTGATACTGCTGTTGCTAAATACGACTAA
- the nagK gene encoding N-acetylglucosamine kinase has product MYYGFDVGGTKIEFGAFNEKLERVATERVPTPTEDYQLLLDTIAGLVKKYDSEFSCEGKIGLGLPGMEDADDGTMLVVNVPASTGKPLRKDLEALIGRSVKIENDANCFALSEAWDDELKDEPSVAGLILGTGFGGGLVYEGKVFSGRNHVAGELGHMRLPIDAWFHLGDNAPLLGCGCGKKGCLDSYLSGRGFELIYEHYFGEKKKAIEIIQAYNEGEAKAAEHVDRFMELLAICFANLFTGLDPHVVALGGGLSNFELIYEEMPKRIPKYLLSVAKCPKIIKAKHGDSGGVRGAAFLNIK; this is encoded by the coding sequence ATGTATTACGGCTTCGATGTTGGCGGCACAAAAATTGAATTTGGTGCGTTCAATGAAAAACTTGAGCGAGTAGCAACAGAACGCGTACCAACGCCTACTGAAGATTATCAACTGCTACTTGATACGATTGCCGGTTTGGTGAAGAAGTACGACAGTGAATTTTCTTGCGAAGGTAAAATTGGTCTTGGTCTTCCTGGTATGGAAGATGCTGACGACGGCACGATGCTGGTTGTTAACGTGCCAGCTTCAACGGGGAAACCACTACGTAAAGACCTAGAAGCGCTTATTGGTCGTAGTGTAAAAATTGAAAATGATGCGAACTGTTTTGCGCTTTCAGAAGCGTGGGATGACGAACTTAAAGACGAACCATCAGTAGCAGGCCTAATTCTAGGTACTGGCTTCGGTGGCGGTTTAGTTTACGAAGGTAAAGTGTTCTCTGGTCGTAACCACGTTGCAGGTGAGCTAGGCCACATGCGTCTTCCTATTGATGCTTGGTTCCACCTTGGCGATAACGCACCGCTACTAGGTTGTGGTTGTGGCAAGAAAGGTTGTCTAGACAGCTACCTATCAGGTCGTGGCTTTGAGCTGATTTATGAACACTACTTCGGTGAGAAAAAGAAAGCGATTGAGATCATTCAAGCGTACAACGAAGGTGAAGCAAAAGCGGCTGAGCACGTTGATCGTTTCATGGAGCTATTGGCTATCTGTTTCGCGAACCTGTTTACCGGTCTTGACCCTCACGTAGTTGCATTGGGCGGCGGTCTTTCAAACTTCGAACTTATCTACGAAGAGATGCCAAAGCGTATCCCTAAATACCTACTGTCTGTAGCGAAATGTCCAAAGATCATCAAAGCGAAGCACGGTGATTCAGGCGGCGTTCGTGGTGCTGCATTCCTTAACATTAAGTAA